In Dysidea avara chromosome 3, odDysAvar1.4, whole genome shotgun sequence, a single window of DNA contains:
- the LOC136248458 gene encoding uncharacterized protein — translation MISICMQMTHFSHSDLSVVEKTLQAEVENIFTWLVVNRLRLSVSKSLCMLIGSHQRTRGLNLTVMLDGDILRQVSSTKYLGVYLDQHLTWQAHVDYVLSRVRRKLFAVNQVKPASSNVLQLLYRAYILPILDYCDTVWSPSNSAGTRHLERLHSKFTSSLPSSDNFNLRSSLTERRTFHTALQVFKIVNRISPPYLHGVFSLAVDVTGRSGRNVHRA, via the exons ATGATATCAATATGCATGCAGATGACACACTTCAGCCATAGTGACCTTTCTGTTGTTGAAAAAACTCTTCAGGCTGAAGtagaaaatatttttacttgGCTGGTTGTTAACAGATTGAGGTTGAGTGTATCTAAATCATTGTGTATGCTTATTGGTTCTCATCAGAGAACTAGAGGTTTGAATCTTACAGTAATGCTGGATGGTGATATTTTAAGGCAAGTTTCTTCTACCAAGTATCTGGGCGTATATTTGGATCAACATCTTACTTGGCAAGCTCATGTGGATTATGTTCTTAGTAGAGTTAGAAGGAAACTTTTTGCTGTAAATCAAGTCAAGCCGGCTTCCTCTAATGTTCTGCAGTTATTGTATCGAGCTTATATTCTACCCATTTTAGATTACTGTGATACTGTGTGGTCACCATCAAATTCTGCTGGTACTCGTCATTTAGAGAGACTTCATTCTAAATttacatcatcactaccatCTTCTGATAACTTTAATTTGCGATCGTCTCTAACTGAAAGGCGTACTTTTCATACTGCTCTTCAAGTTTTCAAGATTGTCAACAGGATttctcctccttatttacatggAGTTTTTTCGCTTGCTGTAGATGTCACTGGTCGCTCTGGTAGAAACGTACACAG ggcatag